A single window of Symphalangus syndactylus isolate Jambi chromosome 4, NHGRI_mSymSyn1-v2.1_pri, whole genome shotgun sequence DNA harbors:
- the RWDD2A gene encoding RWD domain-containing protein 2A isoform X2 encodes MVKIDLQVTMPHSYPYVALQLFGRSSELDRHQQLLLNKGLTSYIGTFDPGELCVCAAIQWLQDNSASYFLNRKLVYEPSTQAKPVKNTFLRMWIYSHHIYQQDLRKKILDVGKRLDVTGFCMTGKPGIICVEGFKEHCEEFWHTIRYPNWKHISCKHAESVETEGNGEDLRLFHSFEELLLEAHGDYGLRNDYHMNLGQFLEFLKKHKSEHVFQILFGIESKSSDS; translated from the exons ATG gTGAAAATTGATTTGCAAGTGACCATGCCTCACAGCTACCCCTATGTAGCATTGCAGCTGTTTGGACGGTCATCTGAACTTGACAGACATCAGCAGCTACTTCTCAACAAAGGTCTCACTTCTTACATAGGGACTTTTGATCCAGGTGAGCTCTGTGTATGTGCAGCAATCCAGTGGCTACAGGACAACAGTGCATCTTATTTCCTGAACAGAAAGCTTGTATATGAACCATCTACACAAGCAAAGCCAGTCAAGAACACATTCCTCCGAATGTGGATCTACAGTCACCATATATATCAGCAGGACCTAAGGAAAAAGATTTTGGATGTTGGGAAAAGGTTAGATGTGACTGGATTTTGCATGACAGGAAAGCCTGGTATAATCTGTGTGGAGGGTTTCAAAGAGCACTGTGAGGAGTTCTGGCACACAATTAGGTACCCCAATTGGAAGCACATTTCCTGTAAGCATGCTGAAAGCGTGGAGACAGAAGGAAATGGTGAGGACCTGCGccttttccattcttttgaaGAATTACTCCTTGAGGCTCATGGTGACTATGGATTAAGGAATGACTATCACATGAATCTGGGCCAGTTCTTAGAATTTCTCAAGAAGCACAAAAGTGAGCATGTTTTTCAGATACTATTTGGTATTGAAAGCAAAAGTTCAGACTCATAA
- the RWDD2A gene encoding RWD domain-containing protein 2A isoform X1: protein MSASVKESLQLQLLEMEMLFSMFPNQGEVKLEDVNALTNIKRYLEGTREALPPKIEFVITLQIEEPKVKIDLQVTMPHSYPYVALQLFGRSSELDRHQQLLLNKGLTSYIGTFDPGELCVCAAIQWLQDNSASYFLNRKLVYEPSTQAKPVKNTFLRMWIYSHHIYQQDLRKKILDVGKRLDVTGFCMTGKPGIICVEGFKEHCEEFWHTIRYPNWKHISCKHAESVETEGNGEDLRLFHSFEELLLEAHGDYGLRNDYHMNLGQFLEFLKKHKSEHVFQILFGIESKSSDS, encoded by the exons ATGTCTGCTTCGGTGAAAGAAAGCCTTCAGCTTCAGCTACTGGAGATGGAAATGCTGTTTTCTATGTTTCCTAACCAAGGAGAAGTAAAACTTGAAGATGTAAATGCCCTGACAAATATAAAGAGGTATTTGGAAGGCACAAGGGAGGCGCTGCCACCAAAAATCGAATTTGTAATTACTCTCCAGATTGAAGAGCCCAAG gTGAAAATTGATTTGCAAGTGACCATGCCTCACAGCTACCCCTATGTAGCATTGCAGCTGTTTGGACGGTCATCTGAACTTGACAGACATCAGCAGCTACTTCTCAACAAAGGTCTCACTTCTTACATAGGGACTTTTGATCCAGGTGAGCTCTGTGTATGTGCAGCAATCCAGTGGCTACAGGACAACAGTGCATCTTATTTCCTGAACAGAAAGCTTGTATATGAACCATCTACACAAGCAAAGCCAGTCAAGAACACATTCCTCCGAATGTGGATCTACAGTCACCATATATATCAGCAGGACCTAAGGAAAAAGATTTTGGATGTTGGGAAAAGGTTAGATGTGACTGGATTTTGCATGACAGGAAAGCCTGGTATAATCTGTGTGGAGGGTTTCAAAGAGCACTGTGAGGAGTTCTGGCACACAATTAGGTACCCCAATTGGAAGCACATTTCCTGTAAGCATGCTGAAAGCGTGGAGACAGAAGGAAATGGTGAGGACCTGCGccttttccattcttttgaaGAATTACTCCTTGAGGCTCATGGTGACTATGGATTAAGGAATGACTATCACATGAATCTGGGCCAGTTCTTAGAATTTCTCAAGAAGCACAAAAGTGAGCATGTTTTTCAGATACTATTTGGTATTGAAAGCAAAAGTTCAGACTCATAA